GATATAAAATTTATCTTAACATCCTTGTATCCTCTGTAAAGCTCTATCACATCTTGTATTAAATCTACTGGATTTACAGGTTCTTTTTTAATCTCAGGGAGTTTGCCCAGTTTCTGGAAAGCATCAATGAGATTTTTAAGAGACTCAACTTCTGAAATAATTCTCTGGGTTGACTTTTCAAATACTTTATCAAATTCTTCATCTTTATTTTTCCATTTTTTAACAAGCCTCTCAGTAGCGAGTTTGATAGGTGTAAGAGGATTTTTTATCTCATGCGCAAGTCTTCTGGCTACTTCTTCCCATGCAACTGCCTGCTGAGCTTTAACAATATCTGTGATATCATCAAATACTACAAGAATTCCTGTAGCTTCACTTTCCTCAAATTCTCTTAATGAGACAATTCTTGCTTTTATCATTTTATTTCTACCTTTTATTTTAATATTCAAATCTTTGGAAATCTCATAAATTCGCTCTTGAGAGAGTTTTTTTATAAACTCTTTTAATTCATCAGATTCAACAAATTCCAGAATTTCTGAATAATGTCTACCTTGAAGCTTATCTGCTGAAATTTGCAGTATCTCCTCCCCTGCTTTATTTATTTTTAATATTTTACCGCTGTTCCCAACAAAAATAATTCCTGAAGTTATATTGGAAAATATTCTTTCAAGCAAAATATGTCTTTCCGATAACTCAATATAGGCTTTGTCAAGCTTGCTTATCATTTCATTAAACGAATTTACAAGTATTCCAATTTCATCAGAACTCTTAGTAAGAATTTTTACCTTAAGATCACCTTCAGCAACTCTCTGAGTTGCCTGAACAAGTTCTTTTAAAGGATTCGTAATTTCCTGAGAAATTTTTAAGGATGCCCAGAGTGCAAGAAATATTATAATAAGACTTAAAAAACCAAGAAACATAAAGTAGTTTGATTTAACAGCCTTTCTAAAAGAACCCATTTTAAGATACTCTTCATGATATGCTTTAACTTCTTCAACTTTTTTGGTTACATAAGAAGGAATGCTCATTTTTAAAACAATAACTCCTTGTTTTTCAGGTAATGCAGCTATAATTACATCTCCATCTGAAGAAGATATAACCTGTGTTGATTTTTTACCCTGAAAAGCATCCCGTATTGATTCTGGCATATCTTCCTGAGGATTTTTGAGTCTCTCAACAGAAATCCCATCTGGAAGCCCTTTTATTTTACCTTCATTGAAATCTTCAGCAAATTTAAGCAGTCTTGCTTTTTCAAAATCATAAAAAGACTTAACTGTATCTATTGTTTTTGAGATAACTTCTCTATTTGATTTGGA
The Thermodesulfovibrio yellowstonii DSM 11347 DNA segment above includes these coding regions:
- a CDS encoding sensor histidine kinase translates to MKEKMKKYFFPIFLTVLLFIVLGFEIYLLRLPPEQIPTRFIIVSLFVINIISIITLGFFVIRSIFRLYLEKHREVPGYRFRIKIVTIFVGLVLIPSALLFIAFSGVLESSIERIFSKSNREVISKTIDTVKSFYDFEKARLLKFAEDFNEGKIKGLPDGISVERLKNPQEDMPESIRDAFQGKKSTQVISSSDGDVIIAALPEKQGVIVLKMSIPSYVTKKVEEVKAYHEEYLKMGSFRKAVKSNYFMFLGFLSLIIIFLALWASLKISQEITNPLKELVQATQRVAEGDLKVKILTKSSDEIGILVNSFNEMISKLDKAYIELSERHILLERIFSNITSGIIFVGNSGKILKINKAGEEILQISADKLQGRHYSEILEFVESDELKEFIKKLSQERIYEISKDLNIKIKGRNKMIKARIVSLREFEESEATGILVVFDDITDIVKAQQAVAWEEVARRLAHEIKNPLTPIKLATERLVKKWKNKDEEFDKVFEKSTQRIISEVESLKNLIDAFQKLGKLPEIKKEPVNPVDLIQDVIELYRGYKDVKINFISDGEIKPVLLDYHEFKRVLINIIDNAIKAMNAKGEITISVKLNNSLQIEIADTGPGVDDEIKEKLFLPYFSKTKEGTGLGLTIARKIITEHDGRIFVMDNKPSGTIFKIEVPA